DNA sequence from the Lysinibacillus sp. OF-1 genome:
GGAATTTACAGAACCAATAAGGGCACTGAACCTCCCATGTTTACACGAATACCGGAATGTCTTTGATGAGATATTCATACCCGTTACACAGATGCTTCCACGAAACCCATTATACTCCTCCAAAAGGTATGTTGCACTCTTTAGAAGAAATATATACCGGGCACAATATGCTTTTGCAACTCTCAAAAAAATTATGTTTCGTTGTTGCTCCCGCATGCCTCCCGCGGAAGCAGTACTCTGCGCCCGGAGCCGGGTATCAGCTGCGGCTGCCCTGTAATAGAGCATCAAGATCAGCAAACACTTTGTTAATATCTTGCTGTCCATCAATGTTAGTTAACACACCTTTAGCTTGATAGAAATCAAGTAGAGGTTGTGCTTGATTCATATTTACTTCCAGACGGTTTGCAACCGTTTCAGGATTATCATCTGCACGTGTATAAAGCTCGCCGCCATCTTTATCACATTTTCCTTCCACCGTAGGAGGATTGAAAATTAAATGATATGATGTACCACAAGTTTTACAAATACGTCGACCTGAAAGACGAGCAATTAACTCATCCTTTTCAACTTGAATGTTTAATGTATGCTCAATCGCTTTACCTAGATCAGCAAGAATGCTATCCAATGCTTCAGCTTGAGGAACAGTACGTGGGAATCCATCTAATAAGAAGCCCTTTTCACAATCAGGTTTAGCCAGTCGCTCACGAACAATACCAATCGTTACTTCATCAGGTACTAGTGCACCTTGATCCATAAACGATTTCGCTTGTAAGCCTAGTTCAGTACCTTCTTTAATTGCAGCACGGAACATATCGCCTGTAGAAATATGAGGAATCGCGTACTTCTCAACAATTTTATCTGCCTGAGTACCTTTACCAGCACCTGGCAGACCCATTAAAACGATATTCATTAGGAAATATTCCTCCCACAAAAGGTTTGCTGATTTAAGGAAACGATGGAACGTTCCCTAAAAACCAACATTATTTCATAAAGCCTTTGTAGTGACGTTTAACAAGTTGAGATTCTAGCTGCTTCATCGTTTCCAGCGCTACACCGACTACGATAATAATACTAGTACCACCGATCTGCACTGAGGCAGGTAAATTCATAAAATTAATGAATAAAATCGGCATTACAGCAATAACAGTTAAGAATATCGCACCAACAAAAGTTAGACGATATAACACGCTTGTTAAATACGTTTGAGTGTTTTCACCAGGACGAATACCTGGAATGTAAGCACCTTGTTTTTTCAAGTTGTCTGCCACATTTTCTGGATTCACTTGAACGAATGCATAGAAATATGTGAACGCGACGATCAAAATAATATAAATTGTCATACCGATAGGCTGCGTATACTGCAGATTTTTCGTAATCCAATTTGTAACACTATTTTCACCAAAGAACACAGCAAGCGTTTGAGGTGTTACAAGAAACGCTACTGAAAAGATTACCGGAATAACCCCTGCAGCATTTACTTTTAACGGTAGATGCGTTTGTTGACCACCAGTTTGCTGACTACGTCCAGTAACTCGTTTCGCATATTGAATTGGAATTTTACGAAGTGCTTGTTGCACGTATATAACCCCAACTACAACTGCTAATAAAATTAATACAAGCAATGCAAGGACAATGATGTTGATAAATAATTTATCTCCAGCACCCTCGATTTGCTGTGCAAAAATTTGGTTGATCCCTGTAGGCAATGCTGCAACGATACCTGCGAAAATGACAACAGAAATACCATTACCAACACCGTGAGCAGTAATTTGCTCAGCAAGCCATACTAGGAATGCTGTTCCCGCTGTCAATACTATAGCAATTGTAACATAAGTTAGAACGCCCTCTTCTTTAATCAAAGATCCACCATACATTCTATTAAAACCGAATGACATTGCGAATGATTGGATAAAAGCAAGAATAATAGTAAAGTAGCGAGTAAATTGTGCAAGTTTACGTCTTCCGACTTCACCTTGCTTTGCCCACTCAGCAAATTTCGGTACTACGTCCATTTGCAATAACTGAACAATGATTGAGGCTGTGATGTAAGGCATAATTCCCATCGCGAAGATGGAGAAGTTCTTTAAAGCACCACCGCCAAAAGTATTCAGGAAACCAACGAGGTTAAACTCATCAGTTGCCTTTAATACATCAGCGTCAACGTTTGGTACTGGAATGAAAGTTCCAATACGAAAAACGATTAACATTAAAAGTGTGAAAATGATTTTATTTCTTATATCTCGAACACGCATAAAGTTAGAGATTGTCTGAAACATTAAATCACCTCAGTAGTTCCGCCGGCATTCTCGATTGCTTCTTTCGCTGAAGCTGAGAATTTATGAGCTTTAACAGTAAGCTTTTTATTAAGAGCTCCGTTGCCAAGAACTTTAATTCCAGCTTTCTCGTTGCTCACTATACCAGTTTCAAGTAATAATGCAGCAGTAACTTCTGCACCGTCTTCGAAACGGTTTAAAGCATCAAGGTTAACAATCGCGTATTCTTTACGATTAATGTTCGTAAATCCACGTTTTGGTAAACGACGGAATAATGGGTTTTGACCGCCCTCAAATCCTGGGCGTACACCGCCACCAGAACGAGCGTTTTGACCTTTATGACCTTTACCTGCTGTTTTACCGTTACCAGAACCGATACCACGACCAACGCGATTGCGTTGCTTACGAGAACCTTCTGCTGGTTTTAACTCATGCAGTTTCATAGTGGGTGGCACCTCCTTGTTCAATTATTGAAAATTAAATTTCTTTTACAGTAACTAAGTGTGCTACTTTATCAAGCATACCGCGAGTAGCTGCATTATCAGCTTTCTCTACAGTTTGGTGTAATTTACGTAAACCTAAAGCTTCAACAGTTTTGCGTTGTGCAGGTTTAGTACCAATCACAGATTTAGTAAGGGTGATTTCTAATTTGTTAGCCATTATCTTTCCCCCCTTATCCTAATATTTCTTCCACTGATTTACCACGTAATTTAGCTACGTCCTCTACGCGTTTTAATTCAGTTAAACCTTGAACAGTTGCACGCACCATGTTGATTGGTGTGTTAGATCCAAGAGATTTTGAAAGAATATCAGTAATACCAGCAAGTTCTAGTACAGCACGTACTGGACCACCAGCGATAACTCCTGTACCAGGAGCAGCAGGTTTAATTAAGATTTCTCCTGCACCGAAGCGACCAAGCACTAAGTGTGGAGTTGTTCCACCAACACGTGGCACTTCTACTAAGTTTTTCTTCGCATCTTCAACAGCTTTACGGATAGCATCTGGAACCTCTTGAGCTTTACCAGTACCGAAACCTACATGACCGTTTCTATCGCCAACAACAACTAGTGCTGTGAAGCGGAAGCGACGTCCACCTTTAACAACTTTAGCAACACGGTTAATAGTAACTACGCGTTCTTCAAGTTCTCCAAGTTTGTTTGCGTCAATTCGACTCATGAAATGTGTCCCTCCTTCTTATTAAAATTCTAAACCATTCTCACGTGCAGCTTCAGCTAAAGCTTTCACGCGTCCATGATATAAGTAACCACCACGGTCAAAAACTACAGCAGTAATATTTTTTTCCGCAGCGCGTTTCGCGATTGTTTCACCGATTTTTGATGCAGTTGCAACATTGCTACCAGTGCCTTCAAAATCTTTTTCTTGAGAAGATGCGCTAACAATTGTTACGCCTGCTACGTCATCGATAAGTTGAGCGTAGATGTTCTTGTTAGAACGGAATACATTTAAGCGTGGACGCTCAGCAGTACCCGAAATTTTAGAACGAACTCGCGCATGACGTTTTTTACGAACTTGATTTTTATCCTGTTTCGTAATCACAAGGGTCACTCCTTTCTAATGCTTAGGCAGCATTATTTACCTGTTTTACCTTCTTTACGACGAACGTATTCGCCTTCGTAACGGATACCTTTACCTTTATATGGCTCTGGTGGACGAACGTCACGGATGTTAGATGCAAGAGCACCAACGCGCTCTTTGCTAATACCTTTAATGATGATTTTAGTGTTAGAAGGAACTTCAATTTCAAGACCATCTTCAGGTGTGAACTCTACTGGATGAGAGTAACCTACGTTAAGTACAAGTTTTTTGCCTTGTAATTGCGCACGGTAACCAACACCGATAAGTTCTAAAGCTTTTTCGAAACCTGCAGAAACACCAGTAACCATGTTCGCTAGAAGCGCACGAGTAGTACCGTGGTTTGTGCGGTGTTCTTTTGATTCAGAAGGACGTGATACAGAGATTACGTTACCCTCTTGCTCAATTTTCATATCTTGGTGGAAAGAACGAACAAGTTCGCCTTTAGGACCTTTAACAGTAACAGTGTTGTCAGCTGCAACAGTAACAGTTACGTTAGCTGGTACCTCGATAATTTTTTTACCTACACGAGACATTTAGTTGCACCTCCATTCATTTATTGCTAATTACCAAACGTATGCTAGAACTTCGCCGCCAACTTGTTTAGCGCGAGCTTCTTTATCTGTTAATAAACCTTGTGAAGTTGACACTAAAGCGATACCAAGACCGTTCAGTACTTTAGGCACTTCATTTGTTTTAGCATATACACGTAGACCAGGTTTAGAAATACGTTTTAAGCCAGTGATAACACGCTCGTTATCTTTACCGTATTTTAAGAAGATACGGATAATACCTTGCTTGTTGTCTTCCACGTATTCTACGTCACGTACGAAACCTTCACGCTTTAAAATTTCAGCGATTTCTTTTTTCACGTTGGAAGCTGGTACTTCTAACTTCTCGTGACGAACCATGTTCGCATTACGAATGCGAGTAAGCATATCTGCAATCGGATCAGTCATTGTCATTACATTTACCTCCTTCCCAAATTAGGGGATTACCAGCTGGCTTTTTTCACGCCAGGAATTTGTCCCTTATATGCAAGTTCTCGGAAACAAATACGGCAAAGTTTGAATTTGCGATATACAGAGTGTGGACGGCCACAGCGTTCACAACGTGTATATTCTTGCACTTTAAACTTTTGCTTACGTTGTTGTTTAACGATCATAGATTTTTTAGCCACGTTTTCGCCCTCCTTGTTTAAATTACTTTTGGAACGGCATACCGAATTGTGTCAATAACTCGCGAGCTTCTTCGTCAGAGTTCGCTGTCGTTACGATCACGATGTCCATACCGCGTACTTTTGAAACTTTATCGTAATCGATTTCTGGGAAAATTAGTTGCTCTTTAACACCTAGAGTGTAGTTACCGCGACCATCGAATGCTTTTTTAGAAACACCACGGAAGTCACGTACACGAGGAAGTGAGATTGAGATTAATTTGTCCAAGAATTCATACATACGCTCACCGCGTAATGTAACTTTAGCACCGATTGGCATACCTTCACGTAAACGGAAACCTGCGATCGATTTTTTCGCTTTAGTTACAACTGGTTTTTGACCAGTGATAATTGTTAATTCTTCTACAGCTGCATCTAATGCTTTAGAGTTTTGAACAGCATCACCAACACCCATGTTGATAACGATTTTGTCAACTTTCGGCAACTGCATAACTGATTTATATCCAAACTTGCTCATAAGAGCAGGAGAAACTTCATTTAAATATTTTTCTTTTAGGCGGCTCATGTGTGTACCTCCCTTCTTTTATTTACTAGTTAGTCGATTACTGCACCTGATTTTTTTGCAACACGAACTTTTTTACCGTTTTCGATTTTATAACCTACACGAGTCGGCTCGCCAGATTTAGGATCGATTAGCATTACGTTCGAAACGTGAATTGCAGCCTCTTGGCTTACAATCCCACCTTGTGGATTCAATTGGTTAGGTTTAACGTGCTTTTTCACGATATTAACGCCTTCAACAAGAACGCGGTCTTGTTTAGGGAAAGCAGCTAGGATTACTCCTTCTTTGCCTTTGTCCTTACCAGTGATAACCTTAACCTTGTCACCTTTTTTTACATGCATGCTGTCGCACCTCCTTGATTGGCACTATCATGAAATTAAAGAACTTCTGGAGCTAGAGAAACGATTTTCATGAAGTTGCTGTCACGTAATTCACGTGCAACAGGTCCGAAAATACGAGTTCCGCGTGGTGATTTATCATCACGAATAATTACACAAGCATTTTCATCAAATTTGATGTACGTACCGTCTTTACGACGTACGCCTGATTTAGTACGAACGATAACAGCTTTAACAACGTCACCCTTCTTGACAACGCCACCTGGTGTTGCTTTCTTAACTGTACAAACAACGATATCACCGATGTTAGCAGTTTTACGGCCAGAGCCACCAAGCACTTTAATTGTAAGAACTTCACGTGCACCTGAGTTGTCAGCAACTTTCATACGACTTTCTTGTTGGATCACTTAGGTTACCTCCCTTCGGAAATGGTTGTTCCGAAATAGTTATTAAATAATAACCGCTTTTTCTACAACTTCAACTAGACGGAAACGTTTAGTAGCTGATAGCGGGCGAGTCTCCATGATACGTACGATATCACCGATTTTCGCTTGGTTTTGCTCATCATGAGCTTTAAACTTTTTAGAGTATTTTACACGTTTACCGTAAAGCTTGTGCTTTTTGTGAGTTTCAACTAAAACAGTAACAGTTTTGTCCATTTTATCTGAAACAACGCGGCCCGTGTAAACTTTGCGTTGATTACGCTCAGTCATACTTGAAAACCTCCTTTATCAGTTATTTGCACTGATTTCTCTTTCACGAATAACAGTTTTCATACGCGCGATTGCTTTACGCACTTCACGAATACGAGCTGTGTTTTCTAATTGACCAGTCGCCAATTGGAAGCGAAGGTTGAAAAGCTCTTCTTTCAGTGATTTCACTTTTAATTCAATTTCAGAAGTGGCAAGGTCACGGATTTCATTAGCTTTCATTAGATTCACCACCAGTTTCTTGACGTTTTACGATCTTACATTTAACAGGAAGCTTATGTGATGCTAAACGAAGTGCTTCACGTGCAATCTCTTCAGATACACCAGCAATTTCGAACATAATTTTTCCTGGTTTTACTACTGCTACCCAACCTTCAGGAGAACCTTTACCAGAACCCATGCGGACTTCTAGAGGTTTTTTAGTGTAAGGTTTGTGTGGGAAGATTTTAATCCAAACTTTACCGCCACGTTTCATGTAACGAGTCATCGCGATACGTGCAGATTCGATTTGACGGTTAGTAATCCAGCTAGCAGTTTGAGCTTGTAAGCCCCACTCGCCGAATGATACTTCTTTGCCGCCTTTCGCTTCGCCACGCATGTTGCCGCGGTGTTCACGACGGTATTTTACGCGTTTAGGCAATAACATATTATTTGCCTCCTTCCACAGATTTCTTCGTAGGAAGAACTTCACCACGGTAGATCCATACTTTAACGCCTAATTTACCGTAAGTAGTGTCAGCTTCTGCGTGTGCATAGTCAATGTCAGCACGTAGAGTATGAAGTGGAACAGTTCCTTCACTATAGTGTTCAGCACGCGCGATATCAGCGCCACCTAAACGACCAGATACTTGTGTTTTAATTCCTTTTGCACCAGCACGGATTGTGCGTTGGATCGCTTGCTTTTGCGCACGACGGAATGATACACGGTTTTCTAATTGACGAGCGATGTTTTCAGCTACTAGACGAGCGTCAAGATCTGCACGTTTAATTTCAATGATGTTGATGTGTACGCGTTTACCAGTTAACTCGCTAAGGTATTTACGAAGGTTTTCAACTTCAGTACCACCTTTACCGATTACCATACCTGGTTTCGCAGTGTGAATTGTAATGTTTACACGGTTTGCAGCACGTTCGATTTCTACTTTAGAAACAGAAGCGTCTTTAAGAGCCGTTTCAATATATTTACGCACTTTGATGTCTTCGTGAAGTAGAGTTGCATAGTCTTTTTCAGCGTACCATTTTGACTCCCAGTCACGAATAATACCAACGCGCAGTCCTATTGGATGTACTTTTTGACCCACGGATTAACCCTCCTTCTTCTCAGATACCACTAGAGTGATGTGGCTTGTGCGTTTGTTAATTGCGCTTGCACGTCCTTGCGCACGTGGACGGAAACGTTTTAAAGTTGGACCTTCATCAACGAACACTTCAGAAACTACTAAAGAGTTGATGTCAAGATCGTAGTTGTGCTCAGCATTAGCAACTGCAGATTTTAATACTTTCTCAACGACTGGAGACGCCGCTTTTGGAGTATGACGTAAAATTGCAACTGCTTCACCAACTTGCTTACCTCGGATTAAGTCTACAACTAGACGTACTTTACGAGGAGCAATACGTACTGTGCGAGCGATAGCTTTAGCTTGTGTCATTAGGATTTACCTCCTCTCAAAATTAGCGTCTTGTTTTCTTGTCGTCTGCACCGTGACCTTTGTAAGTACGTGTCGGTGCGAACTCACCAAGTTTATGGCCTACCATATCTTCTGTTACGTATACAGGAACATGTTTACGTCCATCATATACAGCAATCGTTAAACCGATGAAGTTCGGGAAGATTGTAGAACGGCGTGACCAAGTTTTGATAACTTGTTTTTTCTCAGAAGCCTCTTGTACTTCCACTTTTTTCATTAAGTGGTCATCAACAAAAGGTCCTTTTTTCAAGCTGCGACCCATGTAGGAACCTCCCTCCGTGATTCCACCACGGCTCTCACATAGAACCGTAGTTTAACCACTTTATTTTTTACGACTACGGATGATAAATTTATCCGATTTGTTTTTCTTCTTACGAGTTTTGTAACCAAGTGCTGGTTTACCCCAAGGAGTCATTGGTGATTTACGTCCGATTGGAGAACGTCCTTCACCACCACCGTGTGGGTGATCGTTAGGGTTCATTACAGAACCACGAACTTCTGGGCGTTTACCTAACCAACGGCTACGACCTGCTTTACCGATGTGTACAAGTTCGTGTTGTTCGTTACCAACTTGACCGATTGTAGCGCGGCAAGTAGCTAACACTAAACGTACTTCACCAGATTGAAGACGAACGATTACGTACTTATCTTCACGACCAAGTACTTGAGCAGAAGTACCAGCAGAACGTACTAATTGTCCACCTTTTCCAGGTTTTAACTCGATGTTATGGATTGTAGTACCCATTGGAATGTTTGCTAATGGTAATGCATTACCTACTTTAATATCAGCATCTGGACCAGAAACGATTGTTTGACCAACCTCTAGACCTTTTGGTGCTAAGATGTAAGCTTTTGCTCCATCAGCGTAGTTGATTAATGCGATATTCGCAGAACGGTTTGGATCATATTCAATAGTAGCAACTTTTGCCGGAATGCCATCTTTAACACGTTTGAAATCGATAACACGGTATTGCTTCTTATGACCACCACCATGATGACGAACAGTGATTTTACCTTGGTTGTTACGACCAGCTTTGCGTTTAGTTGGTTCAAGCAATGATTTCTCAGGCTTGTTAGTTGTAATTTCCGCAAAGTCTAATGACGTCATGTTACGACGACCATTAGAGGTAGGTTTATACTTTTTAATCGCCATTGTGTTTTCCCTCCTTCTTGAGTGTTCAAATCATAAATCCATTAAGGATTACACTTCGAATAATTCAATTTCTTTGCTATCAGCAGTTAATTTAACAATCGCTTTACGACGTTTGTTAGTGTAACCACCGTAACGGCCAACACGCTTGAATTTACCTTTGTAGTTAAGAACGTTTACTTTCTCAACTTTTACGCCAAAGATTTCTTCTACAGCGTCTTTTACTTGAGTTTTGTTAGCGCGAGTGTCTACTTCGAAAGTATACTTTTTCTCTGCCATAAGTTCTGAAGAACGCTCAGTAATGACCGGACGTTTTAAAATATCACGTGCTTCCATTATCCAAGCACCTCCTCAACTTTTTCTACTGCAGATTTAGTGAATACAACTTTGTCGTGACCTAATAGATCAAGAACGTTGATTCCATTTGCAGTTAAAACTGTTACACCTGGGATGTTACGAGCAGATAATGCTACGTTTTCATCTAGGTCAGCAGTTACGAATAAAGATTTTTTCTCTAAAGAAAGATCTTTAAGAATTTTTGTGAATTCTTTTGTTTTTGGTGCTGCTAGAGTTAGAGCATCAAGAACTAAGAAGTTTTGTTCTACTACTTTAGCTGATAAAGCAGATTTAAGAGCTAAGCGGCGAACTTTTTTAGGTAATTTATAAGAATAGCTACGTGGAGTAGGACCGAATACGATACCACCGCCGCGCCATTGTGGAGAACGGATAGAACCTTGACGAGCACGACCAGTTCCTTTTTGACGCCATGGTTTACGACCACCACCAGCAACCTCAGAACGGTTTTTAACCTTGTGATTACCTTGACGAAGAGAAGCACGTTGAGCTACTACTGCGTCGAATAATACTGCTTCATTTGGCTCGATTCCGAAGATCGCATCGTTTAATTCGATTTCACCAACTGAAGCACCTGTTTGACTAAGTACAGATACTTTTGTCATTCCTGTTTCCTCCTTTCTTGAAGTGATTACTTAGCTTTAATTGCAGTTTTTACTGTAACTAGAGCTTTTTTAGAACCAGGAACATTACCTTTAACAAGTAGTAAGTTACGATCAGCATCAACTTTCACGATTTCTAAGTTTTGGATTGTAACTACATTGCCACCCATTTGACCAGGTAATTTCTTTTGTTTAAATACGCGGTTCGGAGCAACTGGACCCATTGAACCAGGACGACGGTGGTAACGAGAACCGTGGGCCATAGGACCACGAGATTGTCCGTGGCGTTTAATAACACCTTGGAAACCTTTACCTTTAGTAACACCTGTTACATCAATTACATCGCCTTCTGCGAAAATTTCTACTTTGACTTCTTGACCAACTTCGTATTCTCCAACGTTCACGTTGCGGAATTCACGAATGAAGCGCTTAGGAGCAGTGTTCGCTTTTGCTACGTGACCTTGTTCAGGTTTGTTAGAAAGCTTAACGCGCTTGTCTTCGAAACCAACTTGAATTGCTTCGTAGCCGTCTGTTTCAACAGTTTTCTTTTGAAGAACTACGTTTGGCGCAGCTTCGATAACTGTTACCGGGATTAAATCTCCGTTTTCAGCGAAAACTTGTGTCATACCAATTTTTCTACCTAAGATTCCTTTAGCCATTTGTCACACCTCCTGTAAGTTTTGAAAAGTTATATTATTTTTACCATTAAAGTTTGATTTCGATATCAACGCCAGATGGTAAATCAAGTTTCATTAACGCATCAACAGTTTGTGGTGTTGGGTTAACGATATCGATCAGACGTTTATGCGTACGCATCTCGAATTGTTCACGAGAATCTTTGTACTTGTGAACCGCACGAAGAATTGTGTACACAGACTTCTCAGTTGGAAGTGGAATCGGACCTGATACACTTGCACCTGAACGTTTTGCAGTTTCCACAATTTTCTCAGCAGACTGATCTAAAATACGGTGATCATACGCTTTTAAACGAATACGAATCTTTTGTTTTGCCATTATTTTCCCTCCTTCTCGCCTATTTTCTAGACATTCTCCACGAAAATTTTCCCACACACCGCCATGGCAAAGCGGCCGGGTGTGTCGGCAACCTCTCGCTTCATCGCAGTCAAAGACCAACATTCAACATTATATACAATAAAAAAAGAATAAGCAAGTCTTTTCGCTAAATTCTTTTAAATGTTGTAGATATTCTTAGTACTACTACTTCTTCGCTTTATTAAGCCGTTTATTAGTATATAAAATTTTATTACATATTGCAATAGTTAAGGTTGTCATATCAACATTTCCGTACTTTTCAAACAATTCTTTAAGAAAGTAGTTTCTATAGATAAGAAACTACTTCTTATTTTATAGAAAGAATACACATGCCATCCAACCAAACAGGATCAAAGGGATATTAATAAAAACAAATGTCGGTACACAAGTATCCCAAATATGATGATGTTGTCCATCTACATTTAAGCCTGCTGTTGGTCCTAACGTAGAATCTGAAGCTGGAGAGCCTGCATCGCCTAAAGCACCTGCTGTACCAATTAAACAAAGAATCGCTAATGGACTCAATCCCAACCCTTGTGCAAGAGGAACAAATAACGTAGCAATAATAGGTACTGTAGCAAAAGATGAACCAATACCCATCGTCACAACTAATCCAATGACTAGCATGATAAAGACAGCGAGACTTCTATTACCTTTCAGCACAGCGATTGAGCTTGTAATTAAGCTATCCACATCCCCAGTAGCATTAATAACGGCTGCGAAGCCATTGGCCGCAATCATGACAAAGCCAATAAAGGCCATCATCTTCATCCCTTCAGAGAGAATGTCATCTGCCTCTTTCCATTTAAGTGCACCTGTAAAATACATCAACATAATCCCTGTAAACGAACCGACAATCATTGAATCTGTTAATACTTGAGCACAAAGTGATGCGACTAATGCAAGAGCTGTAGAAAACATCACAAACTTACTGACGTTCACGTTTAAAGATTCCGTCTCTACTTCATTGTGCTTATAGTGTCTTGGCTTGCGGTATACAACAAAGGCGACAAGCAGCCCAATCAGCATTCCTAGCACCGGAATCGCCATTGCTACCGGTACATCACGTGAAGATACAGCCATTCCAGCCTCTGACACTTGTGTAGCAACGATATCTTGAAAAATGGCTCCGAAACCAGCTGGCACGAAACTATAAGTACCGATTAAGCCTACTGCAATTAGGACCGCAATGATACGTCGATCAACCTCCAACATATTTAATATTTTTAAAATAGGAGGAATCAATAATGGAATGAAGGCAATATGAATAGGAATAACATTTTGAGATAAAATAGACATCACGAAAATAAGGAAAAAAATTAAAACCTTCACTAAGCCTTTTCTATTACTTTCGCCATTTAAAATTTTTAACATCCCTGCAATCATCAATTTTGGTATTCCAGTTTTGGCAATAGCAATAGCAAAGCCACCAAGGAGACCATAACTCAATGCAATAGTGGCCCCTGCGCCTAACCCTTCTGTAAATGATTGTACTGTTGCCTCAATGCCCATTCCACTTGTAAGACCACCTACAAAAGCTCCTAGTACTAAGGAAAGAACGACATTGATGCGAAGCAAGCTTAATATCAACATAACGGCTACCGCCGCAATTACTGCATTCATTGTTACACTTCACTTTCATACACTAAATTACTAACATGTTAAACTTTATTATTCTGATATTTGAAAGTCAATAGTTTTCACAATTTCAATATGTTTATATAAAAAAACAGTGTAAAGGATTAATCATTACACTGTTTTTGAGTTTCTTCATATTTAATTGTTACAACGATTCACGAACAACTTTTTTATAATAGCCAACCGAAAGTATGCCAAAGATCGTATATAACGCTACGTAACAGCACATCGCAATCCACAAGGGAGCCGTTAACTCTGTACCAAATAAGAACCATCCTGACTTAACAGCAAAGTAGCTATGCAATAATCCAATAACTAATGGGACACCAAAATTAAAGGCCTGTTTCATATAAATGCCTTTCATGATGTCTTTCTCGGCAAAACCAATTTTTCTGAGTATTGTATAGGAACTTCTTTCTTCCTCTGCCTCAGACATTTGTTTAAAGTATAGAATACTACCAGTTGTCATTAGAAATGCTAATCCTAAAAATGCTGTTGTAAAAATCGTAAGACCTAATGTTTCAATATTATCTTTACGTTTTTCTTCAAAGGAAGATTGTGTATATTGCTGTGTCTTACCATCACCTT
Encoded proteins:
- the rplX gene encoding 50S ribosomal protein L24 translates to MHVKKGDKVKVITGKDKGKEGVILAAFPKQDRVLVEGVNIVKKHVKPNQLNPQGGIVSQEAAIHVSNVMLIDPKSGEPTRVGYKIENGKKVRVAKKSGAVID
- the rplN gene encoding 50S ribosomal protein L14, whose protein sequence is MIQQESRMKVADNSGAREVLTIKVLGGSGRKTANIGDIVVCTVKKATPGGVVKKGDVVKAVIVRTKSGVRRKDGTYIKFDENACVIIRDDKSPRGTRIFGPVARELRDSNFMKIVSLAPEVL
- the rpsQ gene encoding 30S ribosomal protein S17, giving the protein MTERNQRKVYTGRVVSDKMDKTVTVLVETHKKHKLYGKRVKYSKKFKAHDEQNQAKIGDIVRIMETRPLSATKRFRLVEVVEKAVII
- the rpmC gene encoding 50S ribosomal protein L29 gives rise to the protein MKANEIRDLATSEIELKVKSLKEELFNLRFQLATGQLENTARIREVRKAIARMKTVIREREISANN
- the rplP gene encoding 50S ribosomal protein L16 — encoded protein: MLLPKRVKYRREHRGNMRGEAKGGKEVSFGEWGLQAQTASWITNRQIESARIAMTRYMKRGGKVWIKIFPHKPYTKKPLEVRMGSGKGSPEGWVAVVKPGKIMFEIAGVSEEIAREALRLASHKLPVKCKIVKRQETGGESNES
- the rpsC gene encoding 30S ribosomal protein S3 codes for the protein MGQKVHPIGLRVGIIRDWESKWYAEKDYATLLHEDIKVRKYIETALKDASVSKVEIERAANRVNITIHTAKPGMVIGKGGTEVENLRKYLSELTGKRVHINIIEIKRADLDARLVAENIARQLENRVSFRRAQKQAIQRTIRAGAKGIKTQVSGRLGGADIARAEHYSEGTVPLHTLRADIDYAHAEADTTYGKLGVKVWIYRGEVLPTKKSVEGGK
- the rplV gene encoding 50S ribosomal protein L22; protein product: MTQAKAIARTVRIAPRKVRLVVDLIRGKQVGEAVAILRHTPKAASPVVEKVLKSAVANAEHNYDLDINSLVVSEVFVDEGPTLKRFRPRAQGRASAINKRTSHITLVVSEKKEG
- the rpsS gene encoding 30S ribosomal protein S19, with amino-acid sequence MGRSLKKGPFVDDHLMKKVEVQEASEKKQVIKTWSRRSTIFPNFIGLTIAVYDGRKHVPVYVTEDMVGHKLGEFAPTRTYKGHGADDKKTRR
- the rplB gene encoding 50S ribosomal protein L2, giving the protein MAIKKYKPTSNGRRNMTSLDFAEITTNKPEKSLLEPTKRKAGRNNQGKITVRHHGGGHKKQYRVIDFKRVKDGIPAKVATIEYDPNRSANIALINYADGAKAYILAPKGLEVGQTIVSGPDADIKVGNALPLANIPMGTTIHNIELKPGKGGQLVRSAGTSAQVLGREDKYVIVRLQSGEVRLVLATCRATIGQVGNEQHELVHIGKAGRSRWLGKRPEVRGSVMNPNDHPHGGGEGRSPIGRKSPMTPWGKPALGYKTRKKKNKSDKFIIRSRKK
- the rplW gene encoding 50S ribosomal protein L23, producing MEARDILKRPVITERSSELMAEKKYTFEVDTRANKTQVKDAVEEIFGVKVEKVNVLNYKGKFKRVGRYGGYTNKRRKAIVKLTADSKEIELFEV
- the rplD gene encoding 50S ribosomal protein L4, producing the protein MTKVSVLSQTGASVGEIELNDAIFGIEPNEAVLFDAVVAQRASLRQGNHKVKNRSEVAGGGRKPWRQKGTGRARQGSIRSPQWRGGGIVFGPTPRSYSYKLPKKVRRLALKSALSAKVVEQNFLVLDALTLAAPKTKEFTKILKDLSLEKKSLFVTADLDENVALSARNIPGVTVLTANGINVLDLLGHDKVVFTKSAVEKVEEVLG